GAAGCCTCTGCGGCAAGCATGAGCGTGGACTGTCCGGTCGTGCGGATCGATACTGTTGCGGAAGCTGACGAGGTTTTTGCCGCCGCGCTGCCGGTGCTCGACAACGCCGACGCAGATTACACGCCGGGCGCGCCTTCGCCGGAGGGCGCACGGTTGGCGCTGCAGTCACTGGAACGCGCGGTCGATCTGGCGCGTCGCAGCGAAGCCGGCGGCGTGATGACCGCGCCGATCGCCAAGGCGCTGCTTGCCGACGTCGGCTTTGCCCATCCCGGCCAGACCGAATTCTGCGCTGCGACCTGCGGTGTGGCGGAAGCGGACACGGTGATGATGCTCGCCGGGCCGAGCCTGCGCACCGTGCCCGTCACCATTCATTGCGCGCTGGCCGAAGTGCCGCAGCGCCTTTCCGCAGACCTCATCGTGAGCCGGGCACGCATCACCGCCGCTGCGCTCGCCGGGGACTTCGGCATCGCCCGCCCGCGCCTCGCCGTGACTGGCCTCAACCCGCATGCAGGCGAGAACGGCCGCATGGGGCGCGAGGAGATCGAGGTCATCGCGCCCGCCATCACCGCCTTGCGCGCGGAAGGGATCGAGGCGAGCGGCCCGCATCCTGCCGACGCGATCTTCACCCCGCGCGCACGCGATGGCTACGACGCGGCGATCTGCATGTATCACGACCAGGCGCTGGTGCCGCTGAAAGCGCTCGACTTCGATGCGGGCGTCAACGTCACGCTCGGCCTGCCCATCGTGCGTACCAGCCCCGACCATGGCACCGGGTTCGACATTGCGGGCAAGGGCATCGCAGGCGAAGGCGCGACGATGGCCGCCCTGCGGCTAGCGGGCGAAATTGCGGCGCGACGGGCCCATGCCCTGTCCCGCTCAGCCTGAGCTTGTCGAAGGCCACGCATTGACGCTAGCGGACTGCCCATGCTTCGACAGGCTCAGCATGAGCGCCAGCATGACCAAAGGTGCCAAGTGACCGACCTCCCGCCCCTTCGCGACGTGATTGCCCGCCACGGCCTGTCCGCATCCAAGGCGCTGGGGCAGAATTTCCTGTTCGACGAGCAGCTCCTGGACCGCATCGCCGCCATTCCCGGGGACTTGCAGGACAAGGCGGTGCTGGAGATCGGGCCCGGGCCCGGCGGCCTCACCCGCGCACTCCTGCGTGCCGGGGCGCGCGTCACGGCGATCGAGATGGATCGCCGCTGCCTGCCCGCCCTAGC
This sequence is a window from Alteriqipengyuania flavescens. Protein-coding genes within it:
- the pdxA gene encoding 4-hydroxythreonine-4-phosphate dehydrogenase PdxA, yielding MTSSSAVKPLAVSVGDPAGIGPELVVRSWLRRGEGLAPFAVVGGAGVLEASAASMSVDCPVVRIDTVAEADEVFAAALPVLDNADADYTPGAPSPEGARLALQSLERAVDLARRSEAGGVMTAPIAKALLADVGFAHPGQTEFCAATCGVAEADTVMMLAGPSLRTVPVTIHCALAEVPQRLSADLIVSRARITAAALAGDFGIARPRLAVTGLNPHAGENGRMGREEIEVIAPAITALRAEGIEASGPHPADAIFTPRARDGYDAAICMYHDQALVPLKALDFDAGVNVTLGLPIVRTSPDHGTGFDIAGKGIAGEGATMAALRLAGEIAARRAHALSRSA